In Bacteroidota bacterium, the sequence TTGAAACAAAAATTAATAAAGGAAACCGCTTGTTCGTTGCAGGAATGATGGAAATGGACCCGGGTAAAAAATGGTATCCGAATGCAAACTCTACCATGCGTGTAACCTACGGTAAAGTTGCTGACTATACAGCTTCCGGCAAGCATTTCGATTGCCAGACCTGGCTGAGTGGCGTTATGGCCAAAGAAGATCCTAAAAACGATGAGTTTATTGTTCCTGCCAAGCTTAAAGAATTATACAATGCCAAAGATTTTGGACGCTATGGTGTAAACGGCGATGTGCCTGTTTGCTTTATCGCAAATCTTGATATCACCGGTGGTAATTCAGGAAGCCCTGTAATCAATGCAAACGGACAACTTATCGGCATTGCATTTGATGGCAACTGGGAAGCTATGAGCGGTGACATTAATTATGAGCCGGAGCTGCAACGCACTATTTGTGTTGATATCCGTTACGTCATGTTTGTTATCGACAAATATGCCGGCGCTAAAAATCTGATTGATGAAATGACCATCGTACAGTAGTTTTTAATATTATTTTCTACTCAAAAGAGTCGTACATTTTTTGTGCGGCTCTTTTTTATTAGTCATAAATATAGATTCATAGATAGGTATTCTCAGTAAGCTTGATGCTGAAATACATATTATTCCCCTTAAAATAGAGAAATCGCATGATAATATCAAAAAAATTAAGAATCTGAAAAACAAACGTATAGGTAATACAACCCGTAAAAAAAATCAAATATTATATTAAACATAGGTTAAAATACTGTTGTAATGGGAGGGTAATAGTCGTAAGTTTGTCATGTAAAAACATAATAACATAAAACAATGGCATCAATCGATCCTGTTAAACTAGAAAAGGCCGCCGGCCGTTTAAGAGTGGTTGCTCATCCTGCTCGCATTGCTATAATTACCATGCTTGAAGAAGAGACCCGCTTGTGTGTAACCGATATTCATAAAAGATTGAATATCCTTCAACCGGAGGCATCACACCACCTGAACCTGCTGAAAAGCTATGGTATACTGGATTCCAAGAGGGAAGGAAAAAACATGTTCTATTTCCTCCGTCAGAATGCGGTATTGAACATTATTGAGTGCATTATGAATTGCGGCGATTAATTTCGCGGTTTGTTATCGCCCCTTAAAATTACTGTTGCTGCGTTAACTACTATTCGTATAAATACGTGTAAGTAACCAGTTGAAGGTTGTGCGATATAATTACTGTAGAGTTCTTAATGTATTATCAAAAATTAGCGTACCGCCTCAATGGGTGGCTGCGTACAACCGGTAAAGCATAACACTTTGCCGGTTTTTTTT encodes:
- a CDS encoding metalloregulator ArsR/SmtB family transcription factor; translated protein: MASIDPVKLEKAAGRLRVVAHPARIAIITMLEEETRLCVTDIHKRLNILQPEASHHLNLLKSYGILDSKREGKNMFYFLRQNAVLNIIECIMNCGD